The following proteins are co-located in the Candidatus Poribacteria bacterium genome:
- a CDS encoding ABC transporter ATP-binding protein, translating to MAIVVEGTGLTKRFGSGDATVVAVDAIDIRIEAGELVMLMGDSGCGKTTLISLLGCILTPDAGELHIDGEPIHPEVQDLSVIRREKIGFVFQLFHLLPYLTALENVMVAMDLARTKTTEAESRAIELLTQVGLRERFHHRPAQLSGGEKQRVSFARALANRPKIIFADEPTANLDSRQSDNLMNLIQELRQEHQTTIAIVTHHEGLKENADRVIQMKDGRILGI from the coding sequence ATGGCGATAGTCGTAGAAGGCACAGGTTTAACGAAACGTTTTGGCAGCGGCGATGCCACCGTTGTTGCGGTTGACGCGATCGATATCCGAATTGAAGCGGGTGAATTGGTGATGCTGATGGGAGACAGCGGTTGTGGAAAGACAACGCTTATTAGTCTCCTCGGTTGTATTTTAACACCGGATGCAGGGGAACTTCACATCGACGGTGAACCGATTCATCCTGAAGTGCAAGACTTAAGCGTCATTCGTCGTGAAAAGATCGGATTCGTCTTTCAACTGTTCCATCTACTGCCCTATCTCACTGCCCTGGAAAACGTCATGGTTGCTATGGATCTTGCCCGAACAAAGACCACTGAAGCAGAAAGCCGCGCCATAGAACTCCTCACACAAGTCGGTTTGCGCGAGCGATTTCATCATCGTCCTGCCCAACTCTCGGGGGGCGAAAAACAACGCGTCTCCTTTGCGCGCGCACTCGCCAACCGCCCGAAAATCATCTTCGCCGATGAACCTACTGCCAACCTGGACAGTCGCCAGAGTGACAACCTGATGAACCTTATTCAAGAACTGCGCCAAGAGCACCAAACCACTATCGCCATTGTGACGCACCACGAAGGACTCAAAGAGAACGCCGATCGTGTTATCCAGATGAAAGATGGAAGGATTCTCGGTATATGA
- a CDS encoding ABC transporter permease, protein MKTLFLKDMRYRQARVVLTTLGITVLISLILLLGGIMNGMRIQARQYVESTGADVWISAEGSGGAFIGFSMVVEEYMAFLNAGPGLVPDSASPLVFAQARPTVRGKSTKAIVVGYKLGQLGGPKTAIEGRMFTRSNFEDYRPEDPVPYEVVVDEKMGLEIGEQITLSNEKVRVVGKAKSLMFVLDTPLLFMDVRIAQKLLLGNTPHVNMMIAKTNKSAHPVQIAADLDALETIEVRTLKQTLTDIIAYYVDEPMKAVQFLRVMLWLAAGILVGMITYVTMLEKTQEIGVLKAIGGSNRYVMGLLLKQVVLISIVGVLFGLILSYVFAAAAPIFVAIHFVESIIVACISFIVCCGSGYLAARKAIAVDPMIAFRGEI, encoded by the coding sequence ATGAAGACCCTCTTCCTCAAGGACATGCGGTATCGCCAAGCAAGAGTTGTGCTCACAACACTTGGCATCACTGTCCTCATCTCATTGATATTGCTGTTAGGCGGCATCATGAACGGCATGCGCATCCAAGCGCGACAATACGTCGAGTCCACCGGTGCGGATGTCTGGATCTCTGCTGAAGGCTCCGGTGGCGCATTTATTGGATTTTCTATGGTCGTTGAAGAATACATGGCATTCCTGAATGCAGGACCAGGCTTAGTGCCGGATTCCGCGTCCCCATTGGTTTTCGCGCAAGCGCGTCCCACCGTCCGTGGTAAATCCACCAAGGCAATCGTTGTCGGCTATAAGTTGGGACAACTCGGCGGACCCAAGACCGCAATTGAAGGCAGAATGTTCACTCGGAGTAATTTTGAAGACTATAGACCTGAAGACCCAGTCCCCTACGAGGTGGTCGTTGACGAGAAAATGGGACTGGAAATCGGAGAACAGATCACCCTCAGCAACGAAAAAGTGCGAGTTGTCGGAAAGGCGAAAAGCCTAATGTTTGTCTTAGATACACCGTTGCTCTTTATGGATGTCCGTATTGCACAGAAACTTCTACTCGGGAATACGCCACATGTCAACATGATGATCGCTAAAACAAACAAAAGCGCACACCCCGTACAGATCGCTGCCGATTTAGATGCCTTAGAAACCATTGAAGTACGCACCTTAAAACAGACGCTCACGGACATCATTGCGTACTACGTTGACGAGCCGATGAAAGCAGTGCAATTCCTACGGGTGATGTTATGGTTAGCCGCGGGCATCCTCGTCGGAATGATTACATACGTGACGATGCTCGAAAAGACACAAGAAATCGGGGTCCTAAAGGCTATCGGGGGTTCAAACCGTTATGTGATGGGACTCCTCCTCAAACAGGTTGTCCTCATCTCGATTGTCGGTGTGCTATTCGGTCTTATCCTATCGTATGTGTTCGCGGCGGCGGCACCGATTTTCGTTGCGATTCACTTCGTCGAATCCATCATCGTTGCGTGCATCAGTTTCATTGTGTGTTGCGGTAGCGGGTATCTAGCAGCGCGTAAAGCAATCGCAGTCGATCCGATGATTGCATTCCGCGGTGAGATTTAA
- a CDS encoding phytanoyl-CoA dioxygenase family protein translates to MENKQKYRVAPSGFTAEQWKTFNEDGIIFIEDAISDADIQTYVDVIDRVAVTNPKYTPGGHLHMENIVERDPVFTNLIDNERHVGYAYDLFGELLKLHQSQFFLRPPGGKQYNQWHPDGARALPYGVFSPKLPLQIKIGYWLTDLPREKMGNLVVLPGSHRHQYMDGYDTHKSIPGELVVCPRKGTMTVMHSSIWHRVEPNESDVVRYNIFVAYCPSWLTPADRFHSSPEWLETLNREQRIIMRSYSHAYHNAKPPASEFPLFLERDTGVEADVGTYQEHVQLHRRKRQTMPERLTLLEENSQGQTVI, encoded by the coding sequence ATGGAAAACAAACAAAAATATCGTGTTGCACCATCCGGATTCACAGCAGAACAGTGGAAGACATTTAACGAAGACGGCATTATCTTCATTGAAGACGCGATCTCTGACGCGGACATCCAAACCTACGTTGACGTGATAGACCGCGTCGCTGTCACTAATCCGAAATATACCCCAGGTGGCCATCTCCACATGGAGAATATTGTCGAACGTGACCCCGTGTTTACAAACCTTATTGATAACGAACGGCACGTTGGTTATGCGTATGACCTGTTCGGGGAACTCCTCAAGCTCCATCAGAGCCAATTTTTCCTGCGTCCGCCCGGCGGTAAACAATACAACCAGTGGCATCCAGACGGCGCCCGGGCACTTCCCTACGGTGTATTTTCACCGAAACTGCCGTTGCAAATCAAGATCGGGTATTGGTTGACCGACCTACCGAGAGAGAAGATGGGGAACCTTGTTGTGTTACCGGGCAGTCACCGGCATCAATATATGGATGGCTACGATACACACAAAAGTATACCGGGAGAACTGGTTGTTTGCCCTCGTAAAGGCACAATGACGGTGATGCACTCCAGCATCTGGCATCGTGTGGAACCGAACGAGAGCGATGTCGTGCGCTATAACATCTTTGTGGCTTATTGTCCGTCTTGGCTCACACCTGCCGACCGGTTCCACTCTTCACCCGAATGGTTGGAGACATTGAATCGTGAACAGCGGATCATCATGCGGAGTTACAGCCATGCGTATCACAATGCCAAACCGCCTGCGTCTGAATTCCCACTTTTCCTCGAACGCGACACAGGTGTTGAAGCGGATGTAGGTACGTATCAGGAGCACGTCCAATTGCACCGCCGTAAACGACAGACAATGCCCGAGCGGCTTACCCTTTTGGAAGAAAACTCTCAAGGACAAACTGTTATTTAG
- a CDS encoding T9SS type A sorting domain-containing protein produces MRKYSVYLGPEWSPGHAYRLLRTFESIPQETNNPYAESPGVPSSIWRLSTRHIQDDISVEYRDGQRTATIAEEAFVHATPLLAEIEGVRGRYFSKRLHHAVVRFVTDSGSDRYALEWILQERYAVSINIPDYSELTRHTTGEHAGRFSEFKNEELIALVSMLEEFPQGMLKTPGLNYLVRRLDGTPHPLYPTAPAVAWPSAGYIEFMESAFKGQGTDYIHRLILHEKAHFLWAHLFNEQLKQDWIELGGWFENPNDKDGWSTTKQVEFVSAYAHGVNPNEDMAESISYYIVNPDKLRSRSPAKYEFIQNRIMHGTRYISKIREDLTFEVYNLYPDYVYPGRIIRIDIQVEGEPEEDKQITVEIEIQGESALDAAQSAYIRVFSEKGTFFDLAWMSPVDTNGMHVASGHILRGQATLSKYAANGYWGPDAIQIWDANGNERHGGQTDFGWKLYIDNPLADCEPPEYVKNSMQLSLSTATTTEGRPYQIVTASWKVIEKSGIEFVAAALNDNLRETHSIYRQYQYGGYNSESDRAVVKFEFPEYMPSGTYHLNHIRMSDTALNESSVYFTDDTTDEPPKTIEIKTETPDLEPPVLDVNRITIKAEPTIPEAPNGETIVNISFRIKDNISGYEISSMNLRDPQGVMHHFYHYPDGYGGLYFTGNPALFKEYHQRIVLPVGSAPGIWGLAEMTVFDKAGNTLRADFTEIVRFEVEEGAPAAPIIASLPDNTQLYPNFPNPFNPETWIPYQLADASDVQITIYDTRGTVVRTLGLGHQSAGYYTDRSSAAYWDGRNGFGERIASGVYFYQLKTGEISPIRKMVILK; encoded by the coding sequence ATGCGAAAGTATTCTGTGTACCTGGGACCTGAATGGAGCCCCGGACATGCTTACAGGTTGCTCCGAACTTTTGAGTCCATACCACAAGAAACGAACAACCCTTACGCGGAAAGTCCCGGAGTCCCATCCTCTATTTGGAGGCTAAGCACCCGTCATATTCAAGATGACATATCGGTGGAATACCGAGACGGTCAGCGGACAGCCACCATTGCTGAAGAAGCGTTTGTGCATGCTACACCGCTGTTAGCGGAAATTGAAGGCGTTCGGGGTCGGTATTTCTCTAAACGGCTCCATCACGCCGTGGTTCGGTTCGTAACCGACAGTGGTTCGGACAGATACGCACTTGAGTGGATATTGCAAGAACGCTACGCCGTCAGCATCAATATCCCAGATTATAGCGAACTCACACGGCATACAACGGGTGAACACGCTGGACGTTTCTCTGAATTTAAAAACGAAGAATTGATAGCACTGGTCTCTATGCTTGAAGAATTTCCACAAGGTATGCTTAAAACGCCAGGCCTCAACTATTTGGTTCGACGTTTGGATGGAACCCCACATCCACTTTATCCAACTGCCCCTGCGGTTGCGTGGCCAAGTGCCGGTTACATTGAATTTATGGAATCTGCTTTTAAGGGGCAGGGAACCGACTATATTCACCGTTTGATTCTCCATGAAAAGGCACATTTTTTGTGGGCACATCTCTTTAACGAACAACTCAAACAGGATTGGATTGAACTTGGCGGTTGGTTTGAAAATCCCAACGATAAAGATGGCTGGTCAACAACAAAGCAAGTAGAGTTTGTCTCCGCTTATGCACACGGCGTAAATCCAAATGAGGATATGGCGGAAAGTATCAGTTACTACATCGTGAATCCCGACAAGTTACGCTCTCGCTCACCTGCCAAATACGAGTTCATTCAAAATAGGATTATGCACGGCACTCGGTATATCTCCAAGATTCGTGAGGATTTAACCTTCGAGGTCTACAACCTGTATCCAGATTATGTCTATCCGGGACGAATAATTCGGATAGATATACAGGTTGAAGGTGAACCCGAAGAAGACAAACAGATAACAGTAGAGATTGAGATTCAGGGAGAGAGTGCCCTGGATGCCGCACAATCTGCATACATCAGAGTTTTCAGTGAAAAAGGCACTTTTTTTGACCTTGCGTGGATGTCTCCGGTTGATACCAATGGAATGCACGTAGCTTCTGGACACATTTTACGTGGACAGGCGACGTTATCAAAGTACGCCGCGAATGGCTACTGGGGTCCTGACGCAATTCAAATCTGGGATGCTAATGGTAATGAACGACACGGTGGACAAACCGATTTTGGGTGGAAACTCTATATTGACAATCCGCTTGCTGACTGTGAGCCTCCGGAGTATGTAAAAAACTCAATGCAACTCTCTTTGTCAACAGCAACGACTACAGAGGGAAGACCTTATCAAATTGTTACTGCAAGTTGGAAAGTGATAGAAAAATCAGGCATAGAATTTGTTGCTGCGGCTCTGAATGACAATTTGCGAGAAACTCATTCAATATATAGACAATATCAATATGGAGGCTATAATTCCGAATCAGATAGAGCCGTTGTAAAGTTTGAATTTCCTGAATATATGCCAAGTGGGACTTATCATCTTAACCATATTCGTATGTCAGATACTGCCTTGAATGAATCAAGTGTTTATTTCACAGATGACACCACAGACGAACCTCCAAAAACTATTGAAATAAAAACAGAGACGCCAGACCTTGAACCGCCCGTTTTAGATGTTAATCGTATTACTATTAAAGCCGAACCTACCATACCAGAAGCTCCCAACGGCGAAACAATAGTTAATATTTCCTTTAGGATCAAAGATAATATAAGCGGTTATGAAATAAGCAGTATGAATTTAAGGGATCCACAGGGAGTTATGCACCATTTTTATCACTATCCGGACGGATACGGTGGGCTATACTTTACCGGTAACCCTGCTCTTTTCAAGGAATATCACCAGAGAATAGTTTTACCTGTGGGTAGTGCTCCAGGTATATGGGGACTCGCTGAGATGACTGTATTTGATAAAGCCGGGAATACTCTTCGCGCAGACTTCACGGAAATTGTTCGCTTTGAGGTAGAAGAAGGTGCTCCTGCCGCACCTATAATCGCTTCACTGCCTGATAATACACAACTTTACCCGAACTTTCCTAATCCATTTAACCCAGAGACATGGATACCCTACCAATTGGCAGATGCCAGTGATGTCCAGATTACGATTTACGATACGAGAGGTACTGTCGTGCGGACACTTGGGCTTGGACATCAGTCAGCAGGCTATTACACCGACAGAAGCAGCGCGGCGTATTGGGATGGTCGCAACGGTTTCGGGGAACGGATTGCGAGTGGCGTTTATTTTTATCAACTAAAAACAGGCGAAATTTCTCCCATACGCAAAATGGTTATCCTGAAGTAA